The window CTTTGGAAATTGATATGGCTGTCATTATGAAGTGGCTTACATTCTCTTGACATGTGTGTAACTTTTCTTTTCCCCTCTGTCCTTCTTTGCTATGTGATGATGATTAATAAAAGAAATTTGATATGCATGATTAGCTTCATTGTTGATGGTAATAGTAAAAGACGCAAATCTCCGTGTTCCCGTTTCTCTCTTTCTACCCCTTTATTACCTCAAACTCGAAATGACACTGCTCTTTGTGCTTTCCTTTATTACCTCAAACTCGAAATGACACTGCTCTTTGTGCTTTCTTCTACGACGACATGGCTGCCATCTTGGTACCCTCAGTTATTAGAGGTTGGTAAGACCCCCCCTCCCCTCCCAAAAAAAATGTATGCAAGAAAAAGAAACCTAGTGGGTCTTATTCTGCCATTCTAGTAAGTTGATGGCCTATGTTATGTATTTCTAAACCTATTTTGAtcataaaatatcaatgataaaAAGTTAGCTCTCATctagaaagagagagagaatcaCCTTAGCTGTGAAATTTTCATTAGAGTTACTTTAATATATGTACCTTAAGATTTTTATTGTTTCAGGATGATTGTCTTCATTTATCTGATCTTTAGACTTTCTAAACAAATAAGGACTCCTGGAGTTATCATAATCCTCTTCCTCATCCATTTAGGAACATGCTTACATTTGTGAAAGTTTTGGTGTGTGAATTGGGGTTGATGGCAAAGAAATGATTGAGATAAAGTACTTCCTTGCATAATTTATAAGCATATTTCTTATCCTTACCGGTGGGGGGTAGCAGATACCCGGTAGAATAGCCGAGGTGTGCGAAAGCTGGCCCGAACACCATTGTCATAAAAGAGAGTGTATTGTTTTGCATCAACATAATTTACTTTTGATAAATAAGGGTGCATTGGTCATTTCATAAGATTGTTGGCCGTCAACTTAAGAGGTGGTATAACTCTAATTTTTCAAAACAGAGAGCCCTTATAGTTGTAATTAACCTTGGGCAGTCCAAGTGCAATTACCTCTTTTACTAGCCCCTTAGCTTCTTTCTTTACCTTTCAACTTTTCCTGATGTTGGCTGTGGTGCGTTAAATTTACTGATTActttttctttgcctttacaGCTTCAAACGTATTAAAACTCCAGTTAAAGGACATTCTTGCAAACATCTTCAGGTGCATGTCCTTTTGTGTGAtccaaaataaataattattcaatCTCCCATGCTAGAGTAATTTATAGCTGGCATGCATGTTGAAAGGTCGCCTCTGCTTTTCGTCTTTCATTAGCTTTTATTTAAGTTCTTTAATCTGTTAAAATTATGGACATGGCTGATCCTCCAAAAGACATCTGATATATAGGTTTCTCAAAAAATGTTCACGAAGATTATGGATTCATATTAGCAACATGGCTGATCCTCCAAAAGACATCTGATATATAGGTTTCTCAAAAACTGTTCACGAAGATTATGGATTCATATTAGCATTGACGGATGTTTTAAATTAAGAATATCCTAGCGAGAAGCTTCATGGGCGTAGCTTGTGCGGAATTTATGTGATATTTGTTTTGGTCATTATTTCTTCCCCACTTCTCCTACTCTTACTGGTTTGCTCTCTTCGTGTTTTTCTTGGCAGTGCTTTGATTTTGACAACTATGTCGACATAAATTCAAGGAGACCATCGTGGCGTTGTCCTCATTGTAATCAGCATGTGTGTTTCACTGATATTCGTATCGATCAAGATATGGACAAGGCAAGTTAGTATTCTGTATTATGCTTTACACAAATTACCTGTTGAAGTAACATTGATTTTGTTTTAAAGGTTTTGAAAGAGGTCGGCGAGGATGTCACCGACGTCATGATCAGCTCAGATGGTTCATGGAAGGCAATCATGGAAAGTGATGACCATACTGAGAAATCCAGGGATAAAATTCCTGACTTTACTCAAGATAGCCCACAGCGAGGTTCTGATGGCTTTTCAAATACCCCCGCTGATGTTATGGATCTTACTGATATAGATGATGAAATAAATCCAATGGCTACCTCTGAAACTGAAGACAGTAAAAATTTCCCATCGATCCCTAATATTCACTCTAATGGTCAGAACACAACTGTTGTGAATAATCCAAGTGAAATCAATCATACAGGTGGTTCTGATATGGCAGACGATTTCTGGTCAAGAATGTATATGTCCTCGTGTGGAATAGGGACATCAGGTTCTTTGTCCAGTTTGCAGAATGGCAGTGCTTCTGAACCTTCTAGAACCAACTTGTTGCAACCACCTGTTTTGACAGATGCAATATCTCCCGCTCTCAATCCAGAAGGAAATGCTCTTATTCCAACCTCTATACTTGAGTGTGGACTATCTTCTTCTGATTTGATGCAGTTACAACAGTTTCAATTTGGAAATTCTGCAATCAGCAACGAATATGGAAGGTTTCCATCTGCAGTGAGGCATGCAAACAGAACTCCTGTTGCAGTTCAGGCTCTTCCAGCGCTTCCAGCCCAGATGCAGACTCTTGTTCCTCAGAGACAACAAAGCGCAATGAATCCCTTGCTCCATACTGGTCCTTCAGTAGCTACTCAGGGTTTGCCTACTGTTTCATTAGATGGTTCCAATGTAAGAAGTGACTTGGAGAGACAGCGGTGTTTCGTTCCTGACTTGGATCTGCTTCAGGCACGCATGACTTCGTCAGCACTACCACAGAAGGTGAGTGCACAGGTGAATAATTTTTCAGCTATATCTTTTAAGTTGTGATTAAACTGTAAGTCTTTCTTGGCTGGTATTGGTCTCTTAGATTTTCCTTCAGGTGTGATTGCTGAAACATTGCGTGTGCTCTGGTTGAGAAGATCATCACCTGTCTGTATAGGGCGTGTTTGCTTGAACTTTCTAGGAGTTCCTTGACCGCCTAAATTTGCTTGTTTTGCTTACTATCACAGATTTTCTTCTTTTGAGGCTGCTTATAATATATCCAACTTCCTTTTGTCTCTGCATATATCTTTATTCTGTCTACTGTCTATGGCTTCTAATTATCCTTTTTCCTTGTGCTAGCGTTCTCTTGCTCCTCTTCAACCATCTCAACAGGTTGTTGGCCATCAAACTCCGAACTTGAGAACACCCTACCCGATGAGCCAGTCTCAAGGTTTGACCCGACAAGCTACTTTGGATAGATGGGAAGCACTGAAGAAAGGAAGTTCACAAGGTGTTACTCGGACAACAGGTCTTGCTGGCGGACAACACACCCGAGTTGTCGCTACTCAGCAAACCACACAGGTGGTGAGGCCTGTCCAGACTCCTAGAGCTGCATCTCCAGTACTCCCTGGGAATTCTGACGGGTTTAGGACACCATTGGCCCAGGACCAGAGGGGGAGTACAGGAGGCACAACACCAGTCACAAGGACAGATAGTTCCGGGGATTCCCAGCTAGATCCTAACTGGCGCCCTACAGGCCGTATGCGTGGAAGCCTCTCAGGACGAGCTTATTCTGAAGCACTGAATCAGTACATACTTCAGCCAACACAACAAGCTCAATCTCCCAGACCATCTGTCCCACCTAATCTTTCGCCTCAACTGCAAGTCTTTTTGGCTAATAGAGGCGCTCATAGTACCCAGCCTGTAAATCATCCATCCACAACACCAGCCAATGCACCAGATATCTCAGGCGTTTTACCTGATCGTTCTTCGGGAATGCAGTAGAACTAGGGCAAGCATGTAGGTGAGGATGTATATAGCGTGACTGATTTTGCTTCCGTGGTCACCTTAAAGTACAGACACCTAGTTTCAGTGTTATCATTCAGTTATTGGGGAAAATGTGTTGTGTTTAATTTGTAAATTGAAGCCCAAATACTGCTCTCCTAGTTCATGCACTACATTCTGACTTTAATGTTATGGCTAGTATAGTTCGGTTAATTTGATGTGGCAAAAATTAGTTTTATGACTTTACTATTATAGTGGATAAAGCTTAGTGGTCATATGTGAAATTAACCCGATTTTCAATTTGTATAAATAACTACGCTCTATCTCCCCTCAAAGCGATTTAATTAAGAAAATCTAAGAAAGATGAAAAATTCCAAATaaccttataaaaaaaaaagtaaaattccaAATAGTGATGGCTTACCGTAACAAAAATAGAACGTCACCTTCTTATAAATAAAAACATCCCATCTCTCCTAATATTAATCGTGTCATTACATAGGTGATATCATAAATCCAATTAAAGCTATTACATAAATGACATCATAAATCCAATTAACTATTTGGTGGGCAGTTTTTCCTCCTCAAATCCACTAATGGTACCTCgtcaagaaaataaaaacaaaaaataaaaacaaaagaaacATATAAAAGTAAAAACAATTTCACTATTAACCGACCCAAGTTATAAAAGATATTCACAAATAAAGTGTCACGTAGGATAGTGAGAAAAGAATAATGTACTATTTAAAATTTCCTGCTAAAATATCTCGCTAAATCCCGCCCTTTTCCTTCGTACCACCTTCTCATATATACTCTTCATTGCCAATATCTGAACGACTGTACCACCAAAAACTATAATGACGGTGAACTCCGTACCGGCGGCCGGCGTCGACGTCGACGTCGGAGTTGATCGATTAGCAATGCACGCGTTTTCTCAGCCTAAAATCGACCCTCAGCAGTTCATTCAGCTTTGCCTCTCACTTGCTAGGTCCATTTTCCTTCTCGAACCTTCTTTGTAGTTGCTACAGTTGTTTGGTATAATATACTATAGGTTTTTAGCCATCGCGCGTTCAAAAatggtgatttttttttttgcttaatATCTAGGTTTTTGCtgatttttat is drawn from Nicotiana tomentosiformis chromosome 12, ASM39032v3, whole genome shotgun sequence and contains these coding sequences:
- the LOC104105687 gene encoding E4 SUMO-protein ligase PIAL2-like isoform X2: MAGTTVNSVPTAGVNVGVDGGANNRASSASYVNSFRISAVVDRLAMHVCAQPKIDPQEFVHLCLSLARGIDFAIANQEVPNKAQDLPLLVKQVCRRHCDSSMLAHVMVLVISVKNACHSGWFTEKDSEELRNLANELSSSFCSTLDFKTEPSSSLTIISTIMSRFYPRMKMGQIICFLEAKPGFGAFVNDFQITKNTNLSKGEKVRLFVAQIDNLENSLCLITPPQVNFLLNGMAVGWRSNVLMGSGPQLPTPVPQMLKFGTNLLQAVGQFNGNYIIAVAFMSEISTPVEATLPDYEQPPVSSIDPDSEIIEGPSRISLNCPISFKRIKTPVKGHSCKHLQCFDFDNYVDINSRRPSWRCPHCNQHVCFTDIRIDQDMDKVLKEVGEDVTDVMISSDGSWKAIMESDDHTEKSRDKIPDFTQDSPQRGSDGFSNTPADVMDLTDIDDEINPMATSETEDSKNFPSIPNIHSNGQNTTVVNNPSEINHTGGSDMADDFWSRMYMSSCGIGTSGSLSSLQNGSASEPSRTNLLQPPVLTDAISPALNPEGNALIPTSILECGLSSSDLMQLQQFQFGNSAISNEYGRFPSAVRHANRTPVAVQALPALPAQMQTLVPQRQQSAMNPLLHTGPSVATQGLPTVSLDGSNVRSDLERQRCFVPDLDLLQARMTSSALPQKRSLAPLQPSQQVVGHQTPNLRTPYPMSQSQGLTRQATLDRWEALKKGSSQGVTRTTGLAGGQHTRVVATQQTTQVVRPVQTPRAASPVLPGNSDGFRTPLAQDQRGSTGGTTPVTRTDSSGDSQLDPNWRPTGRMRGSLSGRAYSEALNQYILQPTQQAQSPRPSVPPNLSPQLQVFLANRGAHSTQPVNHPSTTPANAPDISGVLPDRSSGMQ
- the LOC104105687 gene encoding E4 SUMO-protein ligase PIAL2-like isoform X1, whose product is MAGTTVNSVPTAGVNVGVDGGANNRASSASYVNSFRISAVVDRLAMHVCAQPKIDPQEFVHLCLSLARGIDFAIANQEVPNKAQDLPLLVKQVCRRHCDSSMLAHVMVLVISVKNACHSGWFTEKDSEELRNLANELSSSFCSTLDFKTEPSSSLTIISTIMSRFYPRMKMGQIICFLEAKPGFGAFVNDFQITKNTNLSKGEKVRLFVAQIDNLENSLCLITPPQVNFLLNGMAVGWRSNVLMGSGPQLPTPVPQMLKFGTNLLQAVGQFNGNYIIAVAFMSEISTPVEATLPDYEQPPVSSIDPDSEIIEGPSRISLNCPISFKRIKTPVKGHSCKHLQCFDFDNYVDINSRRPSWRCPHCNQHVCFTDIRIDQDMDKVLKEVGEDVTDVMISSDGSWKAIMESDDHTEKSRDKIPDFTQDSPQRGSDGFSNTPADVMDLTDIDDEINPMATSETEDSKNFPSIPNIHSNGQNTTVVNNPSEINHTGGSDMADDFWSRMYMSSCGIGTSGSLSSLQNGSASEPSRTNLLQPPVLTDAISPALNPEGNALIPTSILECGLSSSDLMQLQQFQFGNSAISNEYGRFPSAVRHANRTPVAVQALPALPAQMQTLVPQRQQSAMNPLLHTGPSVATQGLPTVSLDGSNVRSDLERQRCFVPDLDLLQARMTSSALPQKVSAQRSLAPLQPSQQVVGHQTPNLRTPYPMSQSQGLTRQATLDRWEALKKGSSQGVTRTTGLAGGQHTRVVATQQTTQVVRPVQTPRAASPVLPGNSDGFRTPLAQDQRGSTGGTTPVTRTDSSGDSQLDPNWRPTGRMRGSLSGRAYSEALNQYILQPTQQAQSPRPSVPPNLSPQLQVFLANRGAHSTQPVNHPSTTPANAPDISGVLPDRSSGMQ